Proteins co-encoded in one Candidatus Polarisedimenticolia bacterium genomic window:
- a CDS encoding glycosyltransferase family 2 protein, with protein sequence MRLSVVIPVYNEEKTVEAILGRVASAPGVYEIVVVDDASTDGTPAALARVSDPRIRVTRHAVNRGKGAALRTAFGLVSGDVVVVQDADLEYDPKDYPRLLEPIEAGLADVVYGSRFTGETHRVLYYWHYVGNRFLTTLSNMFTNLNLTDMETCYKAFRTDVLRALDLKSERFGIEPEITSKIARHGCRVYETSISYHGRNYAEGKKITWRDGFAAIGAILRFGFFE encoded by the coding sequence ATGAGGCTGTCGGTCGTCATTCCGGTGTACAACGAGGAGAAGACGGTGGAGGCCATCCTGGGCCGGGTGGCGAGCGCCCCGGGAGTCTACGAGATCGTGGTGGTGGACGATGCTTCCACCGATGGCACCCCGGCGGCCCTCGCCCGAGTGAGCGATCCGCGGATCCGGGTCACCCGCCACGCCGTCAACCGTGGCAAGGGCGCGGCGCTGCGCACCGCCTTTGGCCTGGTGAGCGGCGATGTCGTGGTGGTGCAGGACGCCGATCTGGAGTACGACCCCAAGGACTATCCGCGGCTGCTTGAGCCGATCGAGGCGGGCCTGGCGGACGTGGTGTATGGCTCGCGTTTCACCGGCGAGACGCACCGTGTGCTCTATTACTGGCATTACGTGGGGAACCGCTTTCTCACCACGCTCTCCAACATGTTCACGAACCTGAACCTGACCGACATGGAGACCTGCTACAAGGCCTTCCGGACGGACGTCCTGCGAGCGCTCGATCTGAAGTCGGAGCGCTTCGGCATCGAGCCGGAGATCACCTCCAAGATCGCGCGTCACGGATGCCGCGTCTACGAGACCTCGATCTCCTACCATGGCAGGAACTACGCCGAGGGAAAGAAGATCACCTGGCGCGATGGCTTCGCCGCCATCGGCGCCATCCTGCGCTTCGGATTCTTCGAGTAG